A genomic stretch from Dyella sp. M7H15-1 includes:
- a CDS encoding transposase produces the protein MPRSPRFDVADVSQHVIQRGLSRAQCFFAPADYRCYMTQLLHASRRWQCAVHAYVLMNNHVHLLVTPSTVGALASMMQAIGRNYVSYVNATYHRSGTLWEGRYKSCLVDTDDYLLSCYRYIELNPVRKGLVDEPSAYPWSSYGCNALGNSDPLIIPHMQYLALGNEKEERLRAYRRLFAADIDNKRLEEIRTYIQQQRALGSPAFQNWVESVLGRYAKARPAHRPRRTEVVALTTGS, from the coding sequence ATGCCACGTTCACCACGGTTTGATGTCGCTGATGTATCACAGCATGTGATTCAACGCGGCCTTAGTCGCGCGCAATGCTTTTTTGCGCCGGCTGATTATCGTTGTTATATGACCCAATTACTGCATGCCAGTCGACGTTGGCAGTGTGCAGTGCATGCCTATGTATTGATGAACAATCATGTACATCTACTGGTGACACCTTCCACAGTTGGTGCGCTAGCCAGCATGATGCAAGCCATCGGGCGAAACTATGTCAGCTATGTTAACGCGACCTATCACCGCTCCGGCACGCTATGGGAAGGGCGTTACAAATCTTGCCTGGTGGATACCGACGATTACTTGCTGAGCTGCTATCGCTACATTGAGTTGAATCCAGTTCGCAAGGGACTGGTTGATGAACCATCCGCGTACCCATGGTCGAGTTACGGCTGCAATGCATTGGGCAACAGTGATCCGCTGATCATCCCCCATATGCAGTATCTGGCATTGGGCAATGAAAAGGAGGAGCGTCTGCGTGCCTACCGGCGGCTGTTTGCTGCGGACATTGATAATAAGCGACTGGAGGAAATTCGGACCTATATCCAGCAGCAGCGCGCGCTGGGATCGCCCGCTTTCCAGAACTGGGTCGAGAGTGTGCTTGGCCGCTATGCTAAAGCGCGTCCGGCGCATCGGCCACGGCGCACTGAAGTGGTGGCGTTGACCACCGGCTCGTGA
- a CDS encoding MFS transporter has protein sequence MTDASHFSAIDNGRQSGVLLSILSTVAFTFITYLTIGLSLAVLPGFVNNNLGLGAMLAGVAISVQYVATLLSRPHVGRMADSRGPKRTVMTGLMLCATAGALLFVGALASGLPWLSLGLVFLARLALGCAESCVGTGAIAWGMGQVGHHHTARVISWNGVATYGALAAGAPLGVMIDHHLGFAAIGAISLLLALAMLPLARLKRATTVEAEERSPFRTVAARVIPYGIGLALGSIGFGCIATFITLFYASHGWDHAALALTVFGTVFVGVRFVFGRTINWLGGYRVAMMSLSIEAIGLITLCLASSAHMAGIGAAIAGFGFSLVFPALGVEAVHRVPAHSRGSALGVYSVSMDVAMAITGPFGGWVASGMGYNAVYGLAAVAAIAAVILALVLQGQASQEVIGLAVAPTDA, from the coding sequence ATGACCGATGCTTCCCATTTTTCCGCGATCGATAACGGTCGCCAGTCCGGTGTATTGCTGTCGATTCTCAGCACCGTTGCCTTTACCTTTATTACCTATCTGACCATCGGCTTGTCGCTGGCCGTGTTACCCGGTTTTGTGAACAATAACCTTGGCCTGGGTGCGATGCTGGCAGGCGTGGCGATCAGCGTGCAGTACGTGGCCACGTTGCTGAGTCGTCCGCACGTCGGGCGCATGGCAGATTCGCGAGGTCCCAAGCGCACGGTAATGACGGGACTCATGCTGTGCGCGACAGCCGGCGCCTTGCTCTTCGTCGGCGCACTCGCATCCGGCCTGCCGTGGCTCAGCCTCGGGCTGGTCTTTCTCGCGCGGCTAGCATTGGGCTGCGCTGAAAGCTGCGTCGGTACCGGCGCCATTGCCTGGGGCATGGGCCAGGTGGGGCATCACCATACGGCTCGCGTGATTTCCTGGAATGGCGTGGCGACCTACGGCGCACTGGCTGCGGGTGCTCCGCTCGGTGTGATGATCGATCACCACCTCGGCTTTGCAGCCATCGGCGCGATCAGCCTGCTGTTGGCGCTGGCGATGCTGCCACTGGCACGTCTCAAGCGAGCTACCACGGTGGAAGCTGAGGAACGTTCGCCCTTCCGTACCGTAGCGGCACGCGTCATTCCTTATGGCATCGGCCTAGCGCTGGGTTCGATAGGTTTTGGTTGCATCGCCACTTTCATCACGCTGTTCTACGCCTCGCACGGTTGGGACCATGCCGCGCTAGCGCTCACGGTATTCGGCACCGTGTTCGTTGGCGTGCGCTTTGTATTTGGCCGCACCATCAACTGGTTAGGTGGGTATCGCGTCGCCATGATGTCGCTATCGATTGAAGCCATCGGGTTGATCACCTTGTGCCTGGCCAGTAGTGCGCACATGGCGGGTATCGGCGCGGCCATCGCCGGCTTCGGCTTTTCGCTGGTATTTCCAGCGCTGGGAGTTGAAGCGGTGCATCGCGTGCCAGCGCACAGTCGGGGTTCCGCGCTGGGTGTCTATTCCGTATCCATGGACGTGGCCATGGCAATCACCGGCCCCTTCGGCGGATGGGTTGCCAGCGGCATGGGGTACAACGCGGTATACGGGCTGGCTGCGGTAGCGGCCATCGCCGCCGTGATACTTGCACTGGTGTTGCAGGGGCAGGCATCGCAAGAAGTCATAGGCCTAGCGGTTGCGCCAACCGACGCTTGA
- a CDS encoding restriction endonuclease: protein MVKHGTHHIEHLISVHWPAGTLFGVSACVGIRYGTGTQTAVHMTIVWLLLIALWVCALLCCMGSRQRMHRLIVREQLADLCQMHWRAFENRIANAFRYRGYAVEQVTGEHVMHEDIDNGLDLIVHKHGLTTLVQCRHWRNSNVEVKDVREMYSLMKYHHASAVKIVARGDYTNDAWKFVAGKPFELIYGETLLTMLSNAQLPIDSSVVPFRVPASPSPMHHRPSTAMHT from the coding sequence ATGGTGAAGCACGGGACACACCACATCGAGCACCTGATCTCGGTGCACTGGCCTGCCGGCACACTGTTCGGTGTGAGCGCCTGTGTGGGCATACGCTACGGCACCGGCACGCAAACAGCCGTCCATATGACGATCGTGTGGCTGCTTCTGATCGCCCTGTGGGTCTGCGCCCTGCTCTGCTGCATGGGCTCTCGCCAGCGCATGCATCGCCTGATCGTCCGCGAGCAACTTGCCGATCTATGCCAAATGCACTGGCGCGCGTTCGAGAACCGCATCGCCAACGCTTTTCGTTATCGCGGCTATGCCGTGGAACAAGTTACCGGCGAACATGTCATGCACGAAGACATAGACAACGGCTTGGACCTAATCGTACACAAACACGGCCTGACCACCCTCGTGCAATGCCGGCACTGGCGCAATAGCAATGTGGAGGTGAAAGACGTACGCGAGATGTACAGCCTGATGAAATATCACCATGCATCCGCCGTAAAGATCGTCGCCCGCGGCGACTACACCAACGACGCCTGGAAATTCGTGGCTGGCAAACCCTTCGAGCTGATCTACGGCGAAACCCTGCTGACCATGCTCAGCAACGCGCAGCTGCCGATCGACTCCAGCGTGGTACCGTTTCGCGTCCCGGCGTCCCCGTCGCCCATGCACCATCGCCCTAGCACTGCGATGCATACCTGA
- a CDS encoding BCCT family transporter, whose protein sequence is MDTKRTQGGKHDTVRLNPQVFYCSAAVILILGALTVIFPQATEIWLGRAQHTISRVFGWYYVLVMVVCLVFVLWLAASRHGHIRLGKDDEQPAFSYVSWTSMLFSAGIGIALIYYGAYEPLDHFLSPPQGVGGTAEAARQAMATTFLHWGLHGWALYALMAVALGYFSYRKGLPLALRSALYPLFGERIHGWIGHVVDGFGILATLVSMVTNLGIAALLLNSGLQYLFGTPSTPHVLTVLVIVMMAVATIAAVSGVEKGIAWLSNLNVRLLCVLLLFVLVCGPTLHLFDGMVQNLGDYLSSFVDGSFTLYLYGKGRQWMGEWTLFYWAWWIAWAPFVGMFIARISRGRTIRELILGVLLIPLGFTLAWLSIFGNTAINLVFNHGAVELGEVAQAHPPMALFKLFEYLPFTRIVAGITVLIGFVLFLTPVDSGTLMIANLSTVGGGTEDDAPIWLRIFWAATTTVVCVGLLYASGGDFSAMQTAVVLCGLPFSIVLLLYIRGLTKSLAGEW, encoded by the coding sequence ATGGATACAAAACGCACGCAGGGGGGTAAGCACGACACCGTCCGACTCAACCCGCAGGTGTTCTATTGTTCCGCCGCAGTCATCCTGATACTAGGCGCGCTGACGGTGATCTTCCCCCAAGCTACTGAGATCTGGCTGGGGCGGGCGCAGCACACCATATCGCGAGTGTTTGGCTGGTACTACGTACTGGTGATGGTGGTTTGCCTGGTCTTTGTGTTATGGCTGGCGGCTTCGCGCCACGGGCACATCCGGCTTGGCAAGGATGATGAGCAGCCAGCGTTCAGCTACGTGTCCTGGACTTCCATGCTGTTTTCGGCGGGCATCGGCATTGCGCTTATCTACTATGGCGCTTACGAGCCCCTCGATCATTTCCTTTCACCGCCGCAAGGGGTGGGTGGCACCGCCGAGGCCGCGCGTCAGGCCATGGCGACCACCTTTCTGCATTGGGGGCTGCACGGCTGGGCACTGTATGCGCTGATGGCCGTTGCGCTGGGTTACTTCTCGTACCGCAAAGGGTTGCCGCTGGCGCTTCGCTCGGCGTTGTATCCGCTGTTCGGCGAGCGCATCCACGGCTGGATCGGACACGTAGTGGATGGCTTCGGCATCTTGGCGACGCTGGTGTCGATGGTGACTAACCTTGGCATCGCCGCGCTGTTGCTCAATTCAGGCCTGCAATACTTGTTCGGCACACCGTCAACGCCTCATGTACTGACCGTGCTGGTCATCGTCATGATGGCGGTGGCGACGATCGCTGCCGTTTCGGGTGTGGAAAAAGGCATCGCCTGGCTCTCCAACCTGAACGTACGCCTGTTATGCGTGTTGCTGCTGTTCGTGCTGGTGTGCGGCCCCACCCTGCATCTGTTCGATGGCATGGTGCAGAACCTTGGCGACTACCTCAGTAGTTTTGTCGATGGCAGCTTTACCCTTTACCTGTATGGCAAGGGGCGTCAGTGGATGGGCGAATGGACACTGTTCTATTGGGCCTGGTGGATTGCCTGGGCGCCGTTTGTTGGCATGTTCATCGCACGAATTTCGCGCGGTCGTACGATTCGCGAACTGATACTCGGCGTACTGCTGATACCGCTGGGTTTCACCCTCGCATGGCTATCCATTTTCGGCAATACGGCCATCAACCTGGTGTTTAATCACGGCGCGGTGGAACTGGGTGAAGTGGCACAGGCGCATCCGCCGATGGCGCTGTTCAAGCTATTCGAATATCTACCCTTTACACGCATTGTCGCCGGTATTACGGTGCTAATTGGTTTTGTGCTGTTTCTGACACCGGTGGATTCGGGCACGTTGATGATTGCCAATCTATCCACGGTCGGTGGCGGAACCGAAGATGATGCACCGATCTGGTTGCGCATCTTCTGGGCCGCGACTACGACGGTAGTCTGCGTGGGCCTGCTTTATGCCAGTGGTGGAGACTTCAGTGCCATGCAGACGGCGGTGGTGCTGTGCGGCTTGCCATTTTCAATCGTATTGCTGCTTTACATTCGTGGATTGACGAAGTCACTGGCAGGTGAATGGTGA